The Coccinella septempunctata chromosome 9, icCocSept1.1, whole genome shotgun sequence genomic interval acattttttaggacttagctttaggttggcatcacgaagtcgctggaaaacttcggataggttgtgtaggtgatcttggaatgattttttCACCACTATCACATCATcaagatacaccagacaagttttccaggagagccctctcaatattgtctccatcagacgttcacatgtggcaggagcattgcatagaccgaaaggcataactttaaactgccacagacccgttccaatactgaaggcagtcttttttttgtcttttggatccaagccaacctgccaatatccactcttcagatccaaggtggaaaaccaacgtgatcccgagagtgtatccagggtatcatcaattctcggtaagggatagctgtcctttttcgtggcctgattgagctgcctatagtctacgcagaatctagtagttccatccttcttcttcactattactacgggcgatgtccaggggctatctgacggttcgattacaccttctctcgccatgtcttcaataatcctttcagcttcttctctttttgccagaggaagacgtctaggatgctgtcggataggttgtgcatcaccagtattgattttatgctgcacaacatcagtcttccctgcttttccgtccgtagcaaaaacgtcggagaacgtttgaaccaattttctcacttcgagtagttggtatcggtcgagctcttgacattttgaagtgaggagggacaccagttcttcagaattgctttgcgattttgagacttctgcagtacttatcccacccgaaatatggtacacaggtacaccacgtccaatcaaggtatccttcttcagggtgactggaaacatgttgacatttagcaatcggatgggaatgctgtctcttacccttaccaaggtcttcccaagtagtagtcctttagctaaggttgtatcgtcagagggctcaattactctcacgcagccactcctcgttacatcgtcacatctaccagtcactatgccttcagttcgccctggcaacgtgatgtcctcggtcagtcgaatccgatatatcttgtcctccacatcattgaatggaatctcttcacttcctagccgaagtacatcactcttcatatccaattggcatccaagcttcttaacaaggtccaatcccagaataacttcttccgtgattccagctaccagaacttcgtggctaactgttgtgtttcccaattcaatagtggagatgatcgatccataagtcggtatttcttgtccagacgcagttcgaagtttgatcctaactgggcgaatcttgAATCCTTTAGCAATTGctggacgcacaatggttttagtcgagccagtgtctaccagtattttcacacttctatcatttatctttcctgggataactatgcttgataaatccttagacattattcctcggattatcacttcgggggcatttttggcttgggtcgatttatgccccttatcaccgaccccttttagtttccctgctgaGACTCTTTTTCGCTtaaaatgcccacttttgttgcagttccagcacacagcatcctttttcctaacttgtgatattctgcggatttcttctctgacaatgtcctgaatagatcggtctgttccttggacttgtcttacacgaaggtgtcctctatgtgaCGCTTGCTTTGCTGCCTCAATTtctaaagcctgggctaaggcatcatcaatggttctagggcgtgctagtctcagggcttgttgtatttcactatcccttatcccatccacgaatgtctggattgatagctgttccaggaagctatctggagcagatggataagccagcctgactaatctcgccacatcagcttcaaactcttggagattttcccctgttttctgcactcggttctttatttgtgcatggtatacttgttgtagatgagcatcaccatatctcatctgaagtttcgatgtaagaacttcgtaacaggcttgttgactctccggaatcgtttgcagaatgttgagtgcctctcctcgtagagctattatcaatgccgtggctttttcgttgtcgttccagTTGTTCGccagggcagcagcttcaaactgtttttgatatgtcgaccagggtatttttccatcaaaagttggaggcttgatcttcattctactaccttcgccgtcatttcccactttcgctgtgctgtagggtgttgaagccagaatatctgttctgtttgacattcttttcaaggaatctatgaacttggaatgatgttcaattattcctgccatttcttccaattttccattaacgtcgtcataaactttgtcaaacttttcatcaactctttcataaacttcgtcaaatttttcgttcactatatcgAACTTCTCGTCCactttataaaatttttcatttatggattccaatttctcatccaatttatctgtaagttgactcaccacatcattacaattttccttaatctggtccattttctcatttaattttcgagaattctcttcattttggaccatttgttcattcaacttacaagaattctcgtccattttctcatttaattttctcaaaaagtccattaccgcttgagtctccatcgcgttctgcagtcttgtggtcactggcatgaacttcaaatatcccaaaattatttatttaattcgagcgatgttgaaccgcacacttaACACCAaggtaacgttttcttcgcttgattaaaacgtccgactgattaaaattatttatttacacttaatacacatataactcacatactaactattacactactatttatttccactcttgtttatttccactagtcgcttgcactattactgtacttgtacttgcctacctgctcctccgctgggcttatataggcgccggaaacattcaggtaccttcgcgaacctttcgcgattcttccagaaggaaacgaccgccctggttctcgaaaggtccgaccgcaagggccggactggttacaatatatTAGAACTACCAGACTTCTTAATCACTGGATTCTTGCTCGCTTTACCAACTGAAGAGACAGAAACATCACTACTTCGCTTGTTCGTTGTAGATTTTGCAATTCCAACCTTCGATGACAGTTTATGTTCTTCATCTACAGAATCTGTGTTTTCTGATGTCGGCAACGAAGATTTCTGCATCGGTTGAGAACAGTCAGTGGAAATTCCCACAGATGGCCTCGGAGACAGTGTGCTGTTCCCAATTTTCTCTAACAAGCAAATgtaattcttcaaaattttaattttttcttccagCTCACCAATCAGCCTGTCTTTACCTCCAATAATCTTGTGCAGGTACTCCAACTCCACATTGTTTTCATTCGGCGTAAATTCCTTCTCAATACTTTTACATGCGTAAACACCGTCATCGGCCCCGACCATTTCATCTACTTCACTCAAATTATGAAGTTGGGAAACTGAATTCTCGAAACAGACCTCATTTAGTTTACCAATACGAGTCCGCAACCTTTCAAGTTCCAACTCAGCCTGGCACATTTTTGAGGTTATGTCGTCACAGCAAATCAATCTTCCCTCCTGGTCCACAAAAATTCCACAAACCCTCAGAATACAACTGAAATGATATGTACAATTGCATTTGAAGCACGTTATGTAAGTTTTCACTTCCTTTGCGCATTTTTTACAACAAACATCCGCACCGTTATTAATACGTGTCGGTGCCATGTTCACGTAATAGACGAATGAGGTTGCATTGGACTAGAGAAATGAATCTTTGTCTCATGAATGCATACTACATGTCCACTGAGGGAGGGACAAAGATAAGAAAATACGCCGAAAACATGACAGCCAGATGTCTGGAAGCCTACTTCCTTCAGACACTTCTTTAAAAGTTATCGTTTGTTTCTTGCAATTTGTTCACACTagaataattttcagatatatcAGGACGTTCAATCACAACAGGATGTTTTCCAAAAACGACGCAAGAAGCACCCAATCAAAGTTTATTATcaaaaatcatcgaaaaaatCTTGACACAAATCGATGTCTTCCTCCTCATCTCTGGTATCGTCTGTTATGCTTGCAAACAAGTCCTCGCATGTGGTCTCACAGTCTGGTTTTGATTTCTTCTCCTCAGGCTCGTCAAAACTCCTATGACCCACAAACCATTGTCGTTTTTCAGCTAATGACTCATTGTCTCCAAATCTATTCCTTCTCTCGCTAGACTGTCGGAACATTGTTTGTACTGAGCTATAGGTGAAACTTGAGTCTTTTATAGCTGTATATCTTATGCCACTAataaaaatcgagaatttctctCCATCTCTTATGTGTTTTGAGCTGTCCTCAAGTTTTCTTAGGCTCACTATAGGGTGTAAATTTTGGTCTTCTGATGTGATTCTGTATCCAGAGAGTAATCCATTATAGGTAGAGCCCAGGTCAATTCTTGTTGCTGTTTGGCCAATCTCTCTTCCAAATAGGCTgtattttcctttttctttgTCAAATTGGAATataaattaatggaaacaacaattggAATATCCCTGTCTCTGAGCTCAAATCTATGGTGTATCCTTGAGCTGTGGTAAACTTTGACACTTCATCATCCACATTAGTTGGATCTTTGTTACAAAACAAGTAGAAGAAGCAGCAGTTAGACTTTTCCCACCCTCCTTCAGCAACTATTCTGCTTAAGACTGTTCTACAACCTTCTGAAAAAGACCTTGCCTTGTTTTGCAAATATGGATCGAAGTACTCATTCTGGTGCTTAAAATCCCCTTTCTCTATCTTTTCTCGCACATCTTTCCATATTCTCAGCATATATGAGAATCTGCTTGTCACCATGTCCTTGAAAGTGAAGTATGGAAGAATTCTCTCATCACTGCACATTATGTCTGATTTGTAGCACTTAAGATCTTCACTTCTTACTGACACTTCTATCTCTTGTTGTGTGCCCTCCAATATCAAGTTCAAGTTTCTGTTAATGGCCATCTTGACAGACCCAGTGGGACAGTACTCAGTGTTCTCTCTAACTATCAAGCAACCGCAAGCTTTCTCTTCAGTGTTTCTCCAATCAGAAGATTGAAAATCTTCTTTTGACGCTGATATTATTTCCCACGGCTTATTTCGTATTCTCTCTCTTATTTCTCTTCTAACTTTTGAGGAGTCTTTTCCGGTTGTGTTTGTGAAATCCCATTTTATGTATATAGCCTTTTCTGCCAACGTTGTGATTATGTCTCTTATGGTGGTGTAATTTATGGCTATGCTTATCAGTGCTTTATTTGAATGAAAGAAGTTGCCCTTGACAtctccatatttgaaatttacCGTCTCCATTTTTGCATTGTAGTTGAATCCCAAATTTGATGATACTTCCTTGAAAACTAAGAAGAGGAAAAATTCAGAATTGACAAATAAATATGAAGTTAAGCGGTTCAAAAAGGAACAAAACTTGGGAATTGTCAACCCAGGTCCCGACCTTACAAGCACATCATTGGCAGAAGAATTGTTTGACATTTCTTAGTTCTAAATGAAACAAGTATTCCATATTCCATATATATAGTTATGAATAACGTGACCTTGAGCGGGTCCTTGGTCCCTCCTTTGGGAGGTCGATTGAGGAGACCTCATCTTGAGGAAGCATGAGGTGGTCAGACCCATTCTTTCCGCTGATCAGAGGCGGTCGATTCTTTAAGGGGTTCTGTGAGCTGGTCTTTGCAAAGATAATATGTTCGGGTGTTCCAGGAGTTTGAGCATATCCACTTCATGGATGGCTTGCTGATCCAAAAGTGTCCTTTTCACAGCCACGGCTGTTTCTCACGTAATGTTACGTTGGTAATTGTCCATTACTCAAGGTTGAATGCTTGTTAATTCAGGTTCGTTGATCTATTACACGCAGTATTATATTGCAGTCAGTCATCCAACATAATTTGTTATTTGTAgtgttcttttttcaatcaaagAGATCGGGAACATGACTGTATATATACCTACACTCAGGAATATTAGTAGTAAATAATATCAACAACAATCAAGTTGCGACGAGGATTATAGACTTAACTGTGTTCCTGAGGATAGTGgaaattcttgaatggactatataaaaAATAGTTTGTTTAGGATAAAAAATTTACTTCATTTGGTTCCTCAGCTCTGTTCACAATGCTGCAACTTCGATTTGGCTTGCGTACTTGCTAATTTCCGACGATTTCATTAGAGTGAGCAAACGGCTCCGTACCCCGAACGGTTTCCGTTCTCTCAATTCGGACACCTTCTCCACAGCCGTGCGCCAGAAACTTCTGTTGGTTACGCTACCTACGTTGGCGACGGCATGCTGGACGGTGGCGCAGTCCTGGGAGGAGGAATACTGCCATCTCTTCGGCTCCCGCAATTGTTCGGCGGGAGTCGGAGGAGTATGCAAAAGGGCAGGGGATGGTGGGCCCATGCATGAGGGTCTTGTAATGACCATTCTTGGCAGGGGTGGTCGACGACGCCGTCCCGTCGATGTACTCAGCTCCGCTGGGTCCGTCGGCGTCGGTGCTGTGTCTTGTCCTCTTTGTCGGTTGTCGCTGTCGTCGCTGTGGTTGTTTTCATCGTCATCGCCCACGTCTTCCTCATGGCCGTCATCCTGCTCGTCGTCGTCGGTTGTTCAGCAGCTATCGTCCGTTAACTTAATCCGGTACCACCCGCACATACCCCTTAGGGATTTACTGACGGGGTACGCGGGAAAGTAATTTACGTTCTCGTATATGTATCGTACCAGTTGGTCACGTTTGTAGTGTTTGTTGGCAGTCATCAGGAGGGCGAACCCGTTATGGGTTGGCGTCTCTATGGCTGCAACTACTTGTCTGGGGTCTAGCGTCCCGATGATTCGCCATCGGCGTCCGTATTCTCGTCTGCGTCTTCCGTAAAGGTGACGTACGTGCGTCGATCCAAAGTCTTTGGTGTTTAGTCTCGTCCACGAGGTCAGGTTCGGTCCGTATTTCCTGAAAGACAAGTGGGCTATTGCCTTCATCAGTACAATGTGCGGTCTCGTTATAACGTCGTACCTGTCCGCGGCCGTCAAGTACGTCAGTATGTGTTCGCGGAACCATGGTACTAGTATGTTCGTGTGGTATAGTTTCATGGTCTGGAAGGTGAAGGTTCTAGTCAGTATGTggtctgggtcgtagtccatcaCTGCGTATCTCAGTAAGCCTCGTTGTTGTGCACCTTCCAtgtcgtcgtcgtcgtcgtcgaTGAGGCTACTGGATAACACAAGTGACTTAAGTCGGTTGTAGTCTAATAGTCTTGTCGTCCCGTCGTTGAAGTATTTAAGTTTCAGCTCGGCGTCGTACATTCGACGGGCGGCGTCGAGGGAAGGGTCCTCCTTCCAGGACTGTCTCGCATCTATCAACCTTTGAGATAGGCGATGGCGGTGGAGTTGACGCGCTGCTTCCAGTCGCCATCGAAGGTAGCTAAACAACAGAGGCTTTCGGCTCGTTCCTCGCGCCGCTGTACGGTGAAGGTGTCCCGAATTAGAGAGAGGTACGGAGACGTTGGCTGTAAGGCTGTCATAGCCTCTTCGTAACCGTCGAAATTGGCTACGTACTCAATTCGAAGTTGCAGATTGTTCTTGATATGCTCTAATCTGTGGCGGTGGGAAGTTTCGAAGTTGTTCATGAACTCCGTCTTTCTCATTACGTAATTACCGCACGTGCGAAATTCCCCAAATACCGTATGGATGGCGATGTTGGACTTTCGCAAAGCCCTTACCATATGGTAAGTGGGGTCGTACGACTGGAGGTAGGTGATCTCGGGATAAACATCACCGAACGGCTGTTGGCACGTGATATACCCGCCGTGGAGGGTGTTGTGGACGCGGTATATCACGTGCTCTCTGCCGGCCTCCAGTCGTTCACGTGCGGTCGGGATATGGAGGAAGAGCGGTTTTTTCGGATGGTTGAGAACCGATCCGAAATGTAGCTGTATCAGCAGAATAGAGGCTCTGTCTTCCTCGGATATTATGGTTTGCAGGTTGTTTCGGATAGTGGCAGGTTCGGCTATCACGCCGTGTTTGCAACGGTAGTACAAGTACGCGACATCGTAGTACTGAAAGTTTATGTCGGTACCGTACCACCGTTGCAAACCCTGCTCCCTTATGTTGGCGGCGTACTCTCTTTTCTCCATCACGAAGCTATCCACTTTGCGCCATACTGCGGATGCGTCTTCGGCGAACAGTTTCACGTTTTGCGTGCCGTCGCAGGAGCTACCTTGCGGGATGCCGTGGGTGACTGTTTTGCTGTCATCCCGCAAGGTGTCCAGTCCGGCTCTCAAAACGGTACTGATGAAGTATTCTTTGATTCCTACGGGAATTGATTTGTGCTCGTTTAGCGCCAGCACGAAGGTGTTGTAAATACCGGATCCACCGAGATGGAATTCTCGGTGGTATTTGAAACCGTATCTTTCCCTCAGCACAGGGCTTGGTGGTCCGATCGAATTTGATGCGCATCGTATCCGCAATTTTGAATGCCGTTAAGGATCTGAAAACGAGAACAACATTTTCATCGATTGCGATTGAGAAGTGTTTTACATTATGCAGTTTAATATCTCGGTATAAATAACAAATAACGACTGCAAGGAAGATAATAATAACGAAGGGAGATCGAAAGAAAATTCGGAAATTGTGAAACGACTACGATAGTATGTCATTCGAAATTTTTAACCCTGATGTACGTTGTGATAATAGAGTGGAAAAAAGagcattttcaataataatatgacGCAGTGTTTGGATAGCAATGGGGGATCGAGAAAGTGGAAAAAGCAGTAATTTGGGTTCAACGATTAATGTATACAATTACGatattattgcatataattaatatatttagTACTTACTCGCTAAGGACCAGGTACGAATCTACGTCCGATCTATATCGGACGTCCTCCACCTCTTGTGTATTCAGCCGTCTGGCCATTGTGTGCACTCTCAcagtttgtttgaaaaaattaaaaattaaaactataATTCGCGAAgataacgaaaaacaaaaacacaGTTCTAATAAGCAAAATTAAAGACGAAGTTCGAAAGTAAACGCACTAAAAAActaaattaaaatgaaattttctaatAAAGTTTGTAGGAAAATGCTAATAAAGTTCGTATGGAAAACTATCGAAAAACCACTTAATCACAGGAAGATTATTCAGACAATGAAAACCAGGTCAGCTAATTTTTATCGCAATGTGGCGTACTGCTCTCTGATTGGTTAAAAAATTGATGAACAGATGGTCTTTTGTTTTTTGTCGCATTATTGCGGttgttgctatgcaaaaaattgtGTGTAGGAAGGGGAAATGATGCGTGGAAAGAGAAAAACCGTCCGTTCGTGGAAAAGAACAGGGTCGTACTTGAGTAGTATTGAAAGAATcgaacgaaatgaaaaaaagtggAAATTTCGTAGGAAGTAAACATTATATTTATGAATTCAGTAATTAACTAATCGTTGGAAATAGTGTGTCTTTTAATATAAAATATGGGAAAAGGCATTGTAACCGTTTAGAAGGACGGAGTTAGCGGAGAAACACGAAAGTAGTAAGATAAGCatttaaataatttgaatatgacAGCAATGAGTGACGTTTCGGGTGGCATGGAAAAGACATAGTTGCCGCAGCCTTCTACCTCTTTATAGGGGGTACTCCGGAGTCGCTAAGAGCCTTTCATTTTAGTGGATTTCAAGTTGGTATTCCTTGACGGATACAAAAGACACTTGCGAATTTGACACATCATGTCATTGTCATTGATCATTGGCGAACTTCACTCTAAACGTTGTCTCTAGCAATAAAATTGCTATTTATATTGAACAGTATCTAAGTATTAGATATTTATGTTATTGGAGCATTATTGGGAAATGTAAGGTATTAAAAAGTAAGTGGTTTTGCTATTGATCATATATTATTGTGATTTCAGAGTTGATCTACGATATATCTCAAGTTAGAGGGTTTGCAACGGTTCAAGATATACACAATGAAGTCGGTACAAGAGTATAATGGAAGTGTTCT includes:
- the LOC123320614 gene encoding uncharacterized protein LOC123320614, with translation MSGPGLTIPKFCSFLNRLTSYLFVNSEFFLFLVFKEVSSNLGFNYNAKMETVNFKYGDVKGNFFHSNKALISIAINYTTIRDIITTLAEKAIYIKWDFTNTTGKDSSKVRREIRERIRNKPWEIISASKEDFQSSDWRNTEEKACGCLIVRENTEYCPTGSVKMAINRNLNLILEGTQQEIEVSVRSEDLKCYKSDIMCSDERILPYFTFKDMVTSRFSYMLRIWKDVREKIEKGDFKHQNEYFDPYLQNKARSFSEGCRTVLSRIVAEGGWEKSNCCFFYLFCNKDPTNVDDEVSKFTTAQGYTIDLSSETGIFQLLFPLIYIPI